One Triticum dicoccoides isolate Atlit2015 ecotype Zavitan chromosome 4B, WEW_v2.0, whole genome shotgun sequence genomic window carries:
- the LOC119292123 gene encoding short-chain dehydrogenase TIC 32 B, chloroplastic-like, with protein MLQAARYLLGSPGASGFGSKSTAEEVTAACPDLGSLTAIITGATSGIGAETARVLAKRGARVVIPARSVKAAEDMRARILGECPGADVLVLHLDLSSLASVRAFAHRFLALGLPLHLLINNAGKFSHGQLALSEDGVEMTFATNYLGHFLLTKILLGRMAETAASTGVQGRIVNVSSSVHGWFSGDWADYLQLVTRRKIPYDATQAYAVSKLANVLHTKELAARLQEMGADVTVNCVHPGIVRTRLNRDREGLITDLVFALLSKLLKTIPQAAATTCYAAVHPRLAGVSGRYLADCNEALPSPAAASRREAARLWQASEDMISGSSQHKDRNI; from the exons ATGCTGCAGGCGGCCAGGTACCTGCTGGGCTCCCCGGGCGCCAGCGGGTTCGGCTCCAAGTCCACCGCCGAGGAGGTCACGGCGGCGTGCCCGGACCTCGGCTCGCTCACTgccatcatcaccggcgccacgTCGGGGATCGGGGCGGAGACGGCGCGGGTGCTGGCCAAGCGCGGGGCGAGGGTGGTCATCCCGGCGCGGAGCGTCAAGGCGGCCGAGGACATGCGCGCGCGCATCCTTGGCGAGTGCCCCGGCGCCGACGTGCTCGTGCTGCACCTCGACCTCAGCTCGCTCGCCTCCGTCCGGGCCTTCGCCCACCGCTTCCTCGCCCTCGGGCTGCCCCTCCACCTCCTCATCAACAACGCCGGCAAGTTCTCGCACGGCCAGCTCGCGCTGTCCGAGGACGGCGTCGAGATGACCTTCGCCACCAACTACCTCGGCCATTTCCTgctgacgaagatcctgctggggaGGATGGCGGAGACGGCGGCGTCCACGGGCGTGCAGGGCCGCATCGTGAACGTGTCGTCCAGCGTGCACGGCTGGTTCTCCGGCGACTGGGCCGACTACCTCCAGCTCGTCACCCGCCGCAAGAT ACCCTACGACGCGACGCAGGCCTACGCGGTGTCCAAGCTCGCCAACGTGCTGCACACCAAGGAGCTCGCCGCCCGCCTCCAGGAGATGGGCGCGGACGTGACGGTGAACTGCGTGCACCCGGGGATCGTCCGGACCCGCCTGAACCGCGACCGAGAGGGCCTCATCACAGATCTCGTCTTCGCGCTGCTGTCCAAGCTGCTCAAGACCATCCCACAG GCTGCGGCGACCACGTGCTACGCGGCGGTGCACCCGAGGCTGGCCGGCGTGTCTGGCCGCTACTTGGCCGACTGCAACGAGGCGCTGCCGTCGCCGGCCGCCGCAAGCCGCCGCGAGGCCGCGCGGCTCTGGCAGGCGTCGGAGGACATGATCAGCGGCTCGAGTCAACACAAGGACAGGAACATCTGA